Genomic window (Palaemon carinicauda isolate YSFRI2023 chromosome 42, ASM3689809v2, whole genome shotgun sequence):
ACGACAGATACAAACCAAACATTTCGGCCATTGATGATAGAGACAAACCAAACATTTCGGCCATTGATGATAGAGACAAACCAAACATTTCGACCATTGATGTTGATGATAGAGACGAACCAAACATTGATGACAGGGACAGACCAAACATTTCGACCATTGATGACGGAGACAAACCAAACTTTGATGACAGAGACAAATCAAACATTTCGACCATTGATGACAGAGACAAACCAAACTTTGATGACAGAGACAAATCAAACCTTTCGACCTTTGATGACAGAGACAAATCAAACCTTTCGAACTTTGATGACAGAGACAAATCAAACCTTTCGACCTTTGATAACAGAGACAAACCAAACATTGATGTAAGCAACAAACCAAACATTTCTACCATTGATGACAGAGGCAAACCCAAACCTTTCGACCATGGACGATAGTGGCCAACGAGAACCTTCAAACTTGAACCTAAAAGAACACCCCGACTTGGATGTCCAAGATCACAGCCACGCCAGAAAATGAGTCCCTTCAAACTAAGAGAAATCTGAGTGAAAGAATCTTCGGGTGGATACAAGGAATATCGGTCGAACCTGTGCTGTTTCTGCAGAACATTTCTTCTCAAGTCGTGTGGATTGCTTCCCAAGATCTCATGATGGATAAAGCGTGTAAGGTGAGAGCTGAAATGAATTTTGTAGTTGTTTTCATCTGTACTTGAAAATTACCTGTTAAAGGGAAATAGTTTGCCTTCATACAAATAGACAAAATTGTCGGTAAAGAAGAATTTGTTTGTTTTCCTTCTGAtgtgaataaaaattatatccCTATTACGTAAAGTTATATTCCAGTGTAGATTTAATTTTTTACGTTGATATTAATAgacaaaaaaataaggaaaacgaATTTTGATAAAATGAAGCAAATTTCATGAAGTATGAATGGCAAATGCTATATTGCTCCAATGTAAAAATCCTAACTAGATTAGTAGAATGCAAGAAATGGCTTTATTCCAATAAAGGTTTTAAAAATATCTCAGTTCCAAGGCTCAAATTACTTTGCTCTCAGGACAAATGGCAAACTTCTCTTACcgaaatatgcaaaatatattttgagagaaattttaagaataAGAAGATTTATGCAAGAGTATTAAAAGGTGATGAGATAATATTGAAATCTAATTCTattacgataataatgataataataatgataataataataatatagtaataatgttAACATAAAACCGTTTtgaatatgaataaccataattgttgtcgttgtttttgttaacccaatcatcatccttatcatagTGCGAGTGTTAAAAAGAATACGATAACGATAAGAAttagagatctgttttaatgccactgttcttagaatattttattttaattgatcattatttaTCTAGTAGTTTATTTGTCTCatatccttacctcactgggctatttcttccctgttggaacccttggccttatagcatccctgcttttccaacaagggttgtagcttagcaaataataataataataataataataatactccgccTAAAccagaattgccatatttaacaacCTAGCTAGCATAATTTTCCACCACTCTACCCCAGCCTGAAGAAGGGGGACGACACTCCCAAAACGAGGATAAGAGCCATTGAGAAAACAGAGTACAAGATCAttacaactgaggcagccattatctttaCAAAACTTACCTGAAAGAGGGTCTagtacccaataataataataataataataataataataataataataataataataataataataataataataataatgttattaaattgTGCTctaatttatgaaagatttataggTTAACCTCAACTTCGATGACAACGTGTGCGCCAACCTAAACGAGCACAAAGACAGGCAGAAGATGGTCCAAGACCCTCGTTTCCGAATTCATGATGTGGAGGTCAATCTTCGAGACCGGCATCAATGTGAGGAATTTGACCCTGTGAGGTCAAGATCAAggacattttttttctctatattaagtcaatttctttttcttgatttatttctaatttcttttttttttcatgggtttTTATttgtcttctttattttctttgtttgattttgtttatgagacctaagtttgttattattacgatttcattgttatctctctctctctctctctctctctctctctctttagtattctTGAACGTCTTTTAAGTTtgattttaatagatttttattGGTATacatctttctctcctctctctctctctctctctctctctctctctctctcatgtatttgtCTTGTAACTCTTTCATGAGTGTGTCCGACATGTGGGACCGTTAATACccctatttattgtttattatttggtACATGAAAATTGACTCAGTGTACTTGTATCTGTTGAGGTAATAAAACAATAGCACTTAGTCGAAGTAAAAggcctgacaacactgaaattacaaaacaattcttcttcacccaaggggttaactactgcactgtaattgttcagtggccactttcctttggtaagggtagaagagactttttagccatggtaagcagctctactatagtcttcggtagtgccatagcctctgtacccttggtctttccactgtcttggggtagagttttcttgcttgtgggtacattcgggcacactattctatcttatttctcttcctcttgtttgtttttgaatttttttaagtttatatatgaaagatttgttgtggtgttgttgttgtttgttcttaaaatattttattttaattgttcattacttctcttgtagtttatttacttctttattttctttcctcgctgggctatttttccctattggagcctttgggcttatagtatcctgattttccaactagtgttgtagcttagcttataataataataataatgataataataataataataaaataataataataagtagtagtagtagtagtagtaataataataataataataataataataataataacaacaacaacgttcACGATACGTCATCAGTATTATGAATTCTTACATCTCCCTTCTAGGTCATCTTCACCCTGTTCCTAGGAGCATGGGGTGACCGCTGGGGCCGCAAGCGTCCTCTGATCCTATGCCTGACGGGGATGATGCTAGAAGCCGTGATCCATCTGATAAACAGCCAAATATCCTCCGGAAGGATAGAGACGATGCTGATATCCTCGGTGCCGTTCTCTTTAGGGGGCGGGTATATGGCCCTGCTCATGTTGTGCTTTGCCCATATGGCAGACCTCGTCTGAATCACGTACGGTGGGgaatgcgcctctctctctctctctctctctttctctctctctctctctcatgtattatatatatatattatatgtgtgtgtgtgtgtatatatatatatacacatgagagaGTGTGTGTTCCAATTCTGCTAATtattctctctcctttctctctctctctctctctctctctctctctgccactgttttctaataaaaaatttatgattttatttacacTCCAAAAGTTttagcattaaaattattattgaaattactaaaattattaaaattattgttattgaaattattgtatTATCTGTATTTACCATAAACAAGTATTTCATTGTTAGAACAAAGAACATTACGAATGGGATTCCTAGACTCGGCCCTACTACCTCGGCATGCCGGTGGGTAATGCAATCGTGGGTCCTCTCCTAGATGCAGGAGGATACGTGGGAGCCTTCGGACTCGCCATTGCAATATACGTAGTAACGATAATCTATGTAATCATCAAGATTTCTCCTATCAAACCTAAAGCATCTGAGGTGAGAAATAACACTGTTTTTACTTAAAGGGATATTTTTCTGGTCCTTATTGCAAGGGAACCCTATTCTCAACAGGACCTTTCGTTATAAATGGTATCGTATAGGcctacattccaaggcattcagcatttcacaccgtgTATTGCTCCtctattgtcaaatccacaatatcgaaATAAATAGAAAACAAGTCTTCcgtttcttcttgaaaaccttaatatcttcagtctttcgtatgtcTATTTGAAGCCTGTTGTATGAGTCTTGGGGCCGCATTTTTGAAAGCTCTAGAATCTACCCTAGACATACTTGTATATCTTTGTATAATCATTTGAAACCATCtggaactattctcgtgtcaacacgatttgttaacTGCGGGatttgtagcaattctctcaaaTATTTTGAACGTTCAGTTCTGATAACTTaatgggttattgtacacatttcAGACTCAAATCTTGCTTTAatgggcagccagtgtaaatcaatcaaCTCTATGcgtgatcctttctctgggtgggacatTAGTCTTGCCCTtctgtttattaagttttgtaatttatcaagatgcacttttggtagattgtggTAGATAGAGTTATCAGTAGTCAATCCTgctaataacacagtttatcacgttTCTTTAGTGGTAAGAAGAACTATGGCCGTAATGTGACAAGAGGCCAGACTGGCCGTAAGGGACACGTTGCAATCTACAATAGTTTTATGGCGGTCAGATTTTATTCCACCATTAActagagatttttttttgtaatggtcCGTGCGTTTATCAACAGATCAATATATTCTTTAGGAACGATGAGGGGGAGAATCTCATGTTGAGAAGATTTATGTAAGTCATTCTGAAAATGTATtccttgagaaaaaaagaaaatctgtagcGAGGAAGATTCGAACTTTTTCCGCAGGCAAAGGATCAACTTTCAAGACTATACTATGTTTTGAATAAAGGTTACAAAATCTTCCATGTAAGCTAAGGTCACTAGATTATGAAATTTTACCCGTTATAAAATCATCGAAACGTTTTAAACAAGATGCATACTGGTCATAAACTTCCACACTCGTATTAGGCCTGGAACAGTTTCCTACTGCCATGTATATTCACAGAAATAACCAATTGCAAGTCAATTATGATATCATTGTTGATTAATCTAATCTTTTGCTATAGCATAGACTCTTACTGGGTAAATGGTGCACTGTATATTACGCAAGCAACATTAATGGAAATGGAGTTAcagggtacagggaacgagaaggagaccaaagcgaaggtgggtggactgtatcaaggatgaccttcgatcaaagtgattaaccggtgatgaggtgtgggacagaggtagatgaagaaagctgactagaaacatcaaccccacatacaagtgggaaaagatgtagacaaagaagaagattgccTTTCCAAATTTAGCATCATTTGGGGTCTAAATTTACATCAATCAGCCAATATTTTGGGACTAATCGCATAGGCGTCTCTGTGGATTGAAATATAGTCACCAATTTCTAGGCACGTTGCTAATATATGCCATAAAACGTTATTTCCTTACTATCACATTTAGTAGGCTTTCTTTTATTATAGAATAaactagaaataataaataataccagCAGGTGGAAGCCAAATCTATCTGCGATGTGACCCAGATAACGGACGCCATTGTTGTCACGGTCAAGCCTAGGCCTAATAGGGCAACTTTACACATCCTACTCCTTATAATGGCGATGATGTTCGATTCACTGCCAATGACAGGTAAGATTTGCATTCATGATTACTTCTATTCCCTGTCAGTAGGCCTAATATGTAACCTAGAGCTCTGTGAATTTTAagtaacagctcttctaggagaaggacatccaaaatcaaaccattgttctctagtcttgggttgtgccatatcctctgtaccatggtttccactgtcttgggcttgagttctcttgcttgagggtacacccgtataaactattttatcttatttctctttctcttattttgttaaagttttttatagtttatataggcaatattttaatgttgctgttcttaaaatgtttcatttttcattgtttcctctcctcacagctattttccctgttggagcccccggggcttatagcatgcagctattccaaaaagggttgtagtttagcaagtaataataataataatgataacttgctGGGCTGCTATGGTCTATTGCAAGTTTCAATATTCAATAACATTTGTTTTGCAAGCTAAGTGCGTTTGTACTGATATCAGCTCTCATTTATATTCAGATTCGGGAGAACTAATTTACATCTATTTCAATGGAGTTGTCAGTCACTTAGAATTATAGACCTTGGAGGATATATGGGCATAGACGTATATAAAACCGTTAATTGAATTTTGGTTTCAGAATTAGTTTATTTCTCTGAATTATTGAATTATGATATTCagcaaatattgtttttttaggtTATAAGTTGACAACAAAAAGTCGAAAAACCTATTCATCCTTTGGAAGTATAGATTTTTCACTAGGCCTACCTTGGCAGATaaatcgtactctctctctctctctctctctctctctctctctctctctcctctctctctctctctctctctctttctctctctctctctctctctctctctctctctctctctctctctctctctctctctctctctctctctctctcttttttttcttttttttagggcaTTGGCTAGTTTTATGTATAAAGATCTCCAAAATTAAATTACAGTGTTATGATTGTTTCTACGTGAATTTCGGAGATCTATAGAAATCaacaattaattataattttattatttctactCGTCTCAGCAGGAGACTTCAAATCACATTGATAATCTTACAATTTCCATTTCACATTTTCATAAATTATCCTTATTCTTAAATGGCTAATGCAAAATGTTTCCAAAAGTGCAaagtactatatattattattattaatattattattattattacttgctaatttgcaaccctagttggaaaagtaggatgctataagcccagaggccccaacagggaaaatagctcagtgaggaaaggaaaaaaggaaaattaaattaatttaaataatagcaataacattaaaataaatattacctatataaacaacaaaaactttaacaaaacaagagaaagagtaattagatagaatagcgtgcacgagtgtaccctcaagcaagagaactctaacccaagacagtggaagaccatggtacagaggctatggcactacccaagactagagaacactggtttgattttggagtgtccttgtcctagaagagctgcttaccatagctatagagtctcttctaaccttaccaagaggaaagtaaccttaAAAGTATGAATACTTTGTTTTTCGGTATCGTACATTTTATTTAACgttttttaaactcattttgaCTCATTTTTCTGTTCGTCCTACAGGTGAGAGCTCTTTCCGGTACCTATACACCAAGTTGGCCCTTGGCTGGTCGCACACAGATTACAGCCACTGGAGTACTTTCGCCTCCGTGCTGAGTTCTTTAAGTAAGTTCCAATATCATTTAcctgtgtacacgacccgtcaaaaataacgactaaatatttagatggatatgcacacacgtacacacacgcaaacacagattcaataacccttcccacctcctccctctttcttaactacaacccggcagtttaaggcaatttgtgggagattttggtttccgagtgtatctctcggggtatcccccccccccctttcaacggGGTGTGactactctactctctctctctcccctaaccaATGTGCAGGGAGAGAAGGAGTTGTTATATATCTGGAAATGCCgctgaacgtgacaggaaagatatatatatatatatatatatatatatatatatatatatatatatatatatatatatatgtgtgtgtgtgtgtgtgtgtgtgtgtgtgtgtgtcatagccagacacttgctctttatttcataggggagattattattattattattattattattattattgttactattattattattattattgttattattattattattattattattattattattattgttattgttattattattattattattattattacagaaaataCGAAGAAAGTTATTCAAAAAATGCGTTTAATAGAAGCTGTTTTCTATCACTGctgatatataatctctctctctctctctctctctctctctctctctctctctctctctctctctctctctctctctctctctctctctctctctcaattaagataATGCCATATAAGGTTATGTGTAAAGTTTTAAAAGAGCCATATATCTATTAATCTATTCATTAATTATAACTAATTTATCTGGTTGTTTGCTtgtttcttgatttttttatttattcattttttataattgatttatttatttacccTTGGCTTATTTAGTTATCTAATTCATTAATTTCTAACTTATTTACTGGTAGTTTTCTTGtttctatattcatttattttatttttaaataatttgatGATTTACTCTTGGTTTATAtgctaatttatattttatttgataatatttatcttatatataattttacttatcTACTTTTTACTGTAAGTTTTTTTGTTTCCTCCTTTTTTTATAGATTcgtttattttttccatattcaatTTGGTGATTTACACGTGGTCTATATGTGTTctaatttattatttgtttatttgtatattatatataattttagttttcttgttTCAACAAGTTTTTTTGTcttgatttctttatatataattttacttctctatttatcacaataagttttctttttttcttgatttatatatatatatatatatatatatatatatatatatatttatatatatacagtataaatatatatatatatatatatatatatatatatatatatatatatatatataattttacttatcTACTTATCACAGTAAGTTTTCTTATTTCTTGATTTATTTGTTAGTATTTTCCATAATCAATTTAATTATTCACGCTTGGCTTGAATATGCTAATTCATTATAATATTTACTCATCTATATGTTACATATCATTTTATTCGATCTACTCATCACAGCAATGATCGTAGTCATCCCCGCTCTGAGTGTGGGTCTACGAATGCCAGACGGTTGGATGGGATTTGTGGGCGCAGTGTCCAGAACGGCCAGTAACTTCCTCTACGGCCTCGTCAACACGCCAGCAGACGAGTGGCTCATCtggacaggtattattattattattattattattattattattattattattatctatatattaatacgatagcgtttgttatttattttgtgtcacgctttaaagaaaacggaaataacttCATGGTATACTCtgacaaattcacattagactttgattacttaaccaaagcccatcttatatagttttcccaattttgtctttagcaccagactctttttttttaaatattagacaaaaaattgagttcttcttcttcttcttcttcttcttcttattattattattattattattattatcatcattactaggtaATCTACAAACCCcaattggaatagcaggatgctataagcctaagggttctaacagggaaaaatagccgagtggggaaaggaaataaggaagtaaatagacTACATAAGAGATAGGCCTAATGAACAGACCTAAAATATATTGACGGTCCATAAGGTAATTGAGGTTATAGATATTACTAGAAACTACCAGGCTTGATTCTTGAGCGATGTTCAagctcccgtccagcagattgggAGATAGGGTTTTATATATATTGGGTACCACAACCCTATTTATATACAAATCTAGAACCATATGTATAAAGGTTCTTTTCAAACattacaaggcactaaaagagttggaagactcaggcctatatgaatgaggactatgaagcgtgaagtagaagatgatgaatggagatatattgaattaaaagctcaagatagagacgactggcgaaatctaaccgatgccctttacgtcaataggcgtaggaggagatgctgtatatatatatatatatatatatatatatatatatatatatatatatatatatatatatatatatatatatatatatatatatatatataggtgtgtgtatacatatacatatacatacatacatattaatttcCCTATTTTTCAGGAGCTGTGGTTGCAAGTTTGAAGAATATGGCTCCGGTTGCCATCAGATCTATGCTTTCGAAAATTGCAGGACCACAGGATGTCGGTAAGTTTAATCAAAGATTGTTTCTATAATCATACAAGGAAaaattcattctttaatcattcaaAAACAGAGAATAACGTCCTTATCGACAAGCCTTACAACAGACTTTTAACAGACTGTAGGCCTATTCTGTCTACTCTCagtccctcctgacttatagtagatagGCCTACTTGGGATCTACTGTAAGTCAGAAAGAAggttgtgaggctgaagttgaaaacaggataaaagcagcctggaggaagtggagggaggtagcaggagtggtatataataaaaaatgtcAATCAAGCTTAAAGTGATGATATATAGCACAGTAAgaagatcagtgttaatgtatggatcggaaacgtgggctctaagactgAGAGAGGAAGCACAGCTTGAGAGAACATATATCAGAATGctgaagtggattatgggaataacactgcttgaaagattggaaaatggtgaaattagaaaatggcaggcgtagtgaataTTACAGAGTTGAAAAGAGAGTCACGACTGAGATGGcctgggcatgtgttgagaatggatgttggaagggagtgaggaggcctTCGGAGGGACTTGTTACGGGGAGAGGATcgaggaggcagagaattataagatggcgagaaaaggtgaaggatgatatggagagaggaggtttggtgaagaggatgtctttgataaaaGGCTTGTGCGAGGGCGCACGAGGCAACCGACCACGTAATGCAGGGATAAGGTTGGACAAGAAGACTCGGTCACAAAATATACCATGAAAAGGCAGACATAGTTTCATTGCAGGTATGgtctgaataaaaaaaagagaacaatattGCAGTCCTAATctctatactatagtccatttcttatagcgatgcatatttgcaccgacacgcggcggtgcccttttagctcggaaaagtttcctgattgcagattggttagaattatctctcccaaccaatcagcgatcaggaaacttttcgagctaaaaggacaccgctgcgagtcggtgcaaatctgcatcgctaaaagaaatggactatagttaagaaTAAGATTGAAATTGTCATTTAATTCAAGACTTTCTCCTTTGCAGGTAAAGTATACGCAGTTATGGCAACCGTGGAGAGTTTAATCGAATTTGCCTCTGCCCCGATGTACAGAGCGGTATACACGGCTACCAACAGCACCAGACCAGGAGCCTACAATTTCCTCTCTGCAGGTTTAAATACAATTCTCACCATAACACTGCTGTGAGTAAAATCGTGTATCGTATTTGTAAAATAGGTCGTTTAGATTTGAGATCTGTTCCCAGCTGTATCCAAGTTGTGGagtggtcttcctaatcgggtagttgaatcggaaggacttcaaaagttcaaacttgcaggaaatgttttttttatgttgaacaggctgagataagtctctttgtatagtttatatatgaaatatcttttctaatgttgttacagtttgtagaatattttattctaattgctcattacttctcatatagtttttttttcctatttcctttcctcactgggctatttttctctgttggagcccttggacttatagcatcctgcttttataaactagggttatagcttggctaataataataataataataataataataataataataataatgcaaaggcCTATATATGATAGATTGTTCGTCAGTTTTTATTATAGTTAATTTATTATTACATAGAATTTGTATATAAGGAGTATGAGAAGTTCAAAcctgtagcaaatgtttttttttttttttttggggggggggtgtttgaacaTGCTAACGTAAGTATCTCTTCATAGTTAATAAATGCcagaactattttaatgttattgtttatttatttacttattcattacttctaatatacttcatttatttccttatttcctttcctcgctgggctattttttcctgctggagccctgggctatatagcatcctgcttttccaagtagggttgtagctgacctgtcattattattattattattattattattcgctaagcttcaatcttagttggaaaagcaagatgctataaggccaagggctccaacagggaaagtagcccagtgaggaagggaaataaatgaacgacaagagaagtaatgaacagttaaacaattttaaaaacagtagTATGTTTCCTTTTTTGAGTTCTCATTTATGTTTGCTTCTCTAAATTTAATAagccctatttaaaaaaaaaaaaaaaaaaaaacacttaatatcTTTATGTCTACAGAGGCGTGACTCTATCGCTAAGGAGTATAAAAAGGCGGAAATCAACGGAGGAGTCAAATTTGACCGAAAATGAGGACACCGGACATCATTAGAAATTCTCTTCTCCAGAACCAAGCCATTTCATTGTGTGCACCATAATtacgaatattaatattaatagtgcaCGCACACACAGTTTCAATTTTTCCCACCTCCttgctaactacaacccggcagtttcgaCAATTTGAGGAAGTTTGTGGTTTCTGACTGTATCTCTCAGGGTATCCcctttcaccaggatatgactaatccttctccccccccccccccccacccctacccgagggacgaggagagactggGTAGttaagttatacgtctggtaatgccactaGCGTGAccgaaattttatttatatataaatatatatatatatatatatatatatatatatatatatatatatatatatatatatatatatagatataggtatatatatatatatatatatatatgtgtgtgtgtgtgtgtgtgtatatgtatgtgtgtatgtatacgcacacacacacatatatatgtatatatatatatatatatatatatatatatatatatatatatatatatatgtgtgtgtgtgtgtgtgtgtgtgtgtgtgtgtgtgtgtgtgtgtgtacagacacttgctctttattatataggggatattattgttgttcttgttattattgttgtagcATTTCCGACTCTACTTGCCAGACTTTATCTTCAGTATTTTGGGGttgttttcaaactgaattatGTTAAAATATTGCTCCATTGcccttaataataaataattgaaataacaaccacagaatgtttgattttttttgtaatgaaaGTTTTATAACGCACAGAAACTAACTCTAATTTTATATTATAAGGAACAACAGAGTTAGTTTACGTTATTCAAGTTAATATTGGGCGTTGCAaaatgcactatagtcaattttttttagtgagacagatatGTAcggactcgaaggggtgccc
Coding sequences:
- the LOC137633150 gene encoding protein starmaker-like, whose translation is MSDEGNPDILTTDDRDQRDISTMNDIKDQLATSATEDSIDQPTTSTLDDRYKPNISAIDDRDKPNISAIDDRDKPNISTIDVDDRDEPNIDDRDRPNISTIDDGDKPNFDDRDKSNISTIDDRDKPNFDDRDKSNLSTFDDRDKSNLSNFDDRDKSNLSTFDNRDKPNIDVSNKPNISTIDDRGKPKPFDHGR